The genomic DNA GTTACGGTTTTTATTGTTGCAGGCTTCCAAAAAAGGAAGTTGCAAACCATAGGGGGAGCGAAAAACGGAAGAAGTGACGCAAAGAAGGGCTATGTCGAACCAAAAAAATGGCAAAATATCCACCAAGCAAACCTAAATACGCTAAGATTTAAAACCTAGCAATCGACCTGCGGATTTAAGGTATTACAAAAATGGTTATGCCAATAATTGCGATCACGGCAAACTTTCCTCCAAAGGAAATGGCCAAAGCAACCAGCAAGGCTACCGTAAAGGCAACAAAGGCAGTAAAGAACCAGCCAGATATTACGGTTAATACCCCTGTAATGCGGTATACGGCGCTTTCGCGACCCCAAGCCTTGTCGGCCAACGAAGATCCCATTGCCACCATAAAGGTTACATAGGTGGTGGAAAGGGGGAGCTTTAATGAGGTAGCCATCGATATTAATATGCTGGCAGTAGTTAGGTTTACCGAGGCACGGATCAGGTCGAACGAAGGTGCTCCGTCCTTGCCAACCTTAACTTTTTTAGCTTTGTTTTGGTCAAAGCGCCTATCTAGGAAGCGCTCTATTGGAGTCGGAATAATTCGGTTAAGGGTTGACGCAAAATGCATGGTCTGCCTAACGATGGAACGCGAAAGGTGGGTCGATCCAAATTGCTCGATCCCGCTATCCTGCCGTGCAAGGCCTACTTCTGTTTCGGTAACGGTGCGGGCTTTTTTCGAAAACCAAAGCGTGATTACCATTACAAGTCCAGCGATCACAAGGTAGTAGAAGTTTGTATTTACCGGACCAGCAAGCTCCGACATGTTTAACTGATCGGGAGCAATACCGGGATTGGCCATGTATATCTGAAACGATTTTAGACCTGCCATTGGAACTCCAATAAAGTTTACCAAATCGTTACCGGCAAAGGAGAGAGCGAGTGCAAATGTTCCTAGTAGAACAACGGCTTTAAAAATATTGAATCGGAAAAACACCGAAAGCAGCTGTAGTAGAATGGCCCACCCCAAGAAGCTTATTAACAGAATTTTTATGGTGTTTTGATGTAGCGCTTCAATAAATGATGGTGGAACCATTGTAGCACCACCGATACCTTTCATAATGATGAAGTAGGTAAGGGCTGTAATGGCAAATCCTCCAAATAGGGCACCAAAATAGTGGTAAGAACGTCTAAGATTGAATGAGAAAACAATACGAGAGAAATACATCACCACCGTTCCCGTGACAAAGGCCACCACCACCGAAATAAGAATACCCGAAATAATCATCAAGGCTTTTTCGGTATTGATATACTGGCCGAGCATTGCTAAAGTGCCATCGTTGCTCAAAATCTTAACCGAAGCTACGGCTACCGCTGAGCCCAGTAGCTCAAAGACCAAAGAAACCGTAGTAGAGGTGGGTAGCCCGAATGTGTTAAAAATGTCGAGAAGAATAATATCGGTAATCATTACCGCCATAAATATGATCATGATCTCCGAGAAGTAGAACTGGTCGGGATGAAAGATACCTTTTCGGGCAATCTCCATCATACCGCTCGACATGAGTGAGCCAATAACAATACCAAGGGATGCAACTATCATTATCACGTAGCGGGGGGCTACATGTGAGCCAATTGCTGAGTTTAAGAAATTAACGGCATTGTTACTCACACCAACTACCAGATCAACAAGGGCTAAGGCTAGGAGAATAATGACAATGTAGAGGTAATAGTTATCCATGGAATTTAGGTTTTACATTAATCTGATCAAAGATAGACCTACTGCTCTGTAAGTGAAGTGTAATTGATGTTAAGTTTAAGCTAACAAAATTTATTAAAGGGTGTACCGGTATAAAACAAAACCACCGGAGGTCCTTTTCCGGTGGTTTGTTTAATTATAAGTTTTCAAATATTTTCATTAGCTGTTCCCGCTTTCTTACCGCAAGAGGAATGGACGATTTGTCCTTAAGGATAAGGGTTCCTCCCTCTGCTTTATCGTATCGGTCGAGGTAGTTTAGATTAATGAGGTGCGATTGATGGGCGCGGAAAAAGCCGTATGGACTAAGCAGCTCGTCGAATTCCTTGAGTGTTTTGGAAACTAGGAGTTTTGAATTGTCGTCGAAGTAGAAAAGGGTATAGTTGGAGCTCGATTCGCACCGAACAATCTCTTTAACGTTTACTAGGTGGATGCTTTCGGCTGTTTTTAGGACGATTTTCTTGAGTTCAGGGGAAGTGCCCTGGATATTGGCCATAAACGCTTTTAGCTTTATTGTTTCATCTTCTTTGTGCATCGACTCATTAAGTTTCTCCACGGAAGAGATTAAATCGTTAGGATCGATGGGTTTTAGCAGGTAGTCGAGTGCGCTAAACTTAAACGCCTGAATGGCGTACTCTTCGTAGGCGGTAATAAAGATGAATTTAAAGTTGATGGATTCAAACCGTTGGAGCAAGTCGAATCCGGTTCCGTCAGGCATCTTAATATCGAGCAACACCAGTTCCGGCGAATACTTCTTAATTGCCTCATAGCCACTTTCAACTCCATCGGCGGTTGCCACCAATTCCAAGTTTGGGCAGTAAAGGTTTACCATGTTGCCTATGGCTTCTCTGGCCATTAGCTCATCGTCTATGATTATTGTCCGTATCATACACTAAAATTTTGCATCAAGTTAGCTATTTTTGAAAGAAGTTTCAACCCATTTGTACGGAATTTTAAAGGTAACTTTTGTTCCGTGTAGCAAATGGTCTATGCTGCTGAGATCTATAATCTGCATGGTTATTTTTCCCTTCTCGAGTTTATTTAAATTTTCGAGTCGCTCTTTCGAGATTTTTGTTGCTAGGGATACATGGTCTTTTTGACCCGGCTTCTGTAATTCTGTTGCCCTATTTATCCCTATTCCGTCGTCTTCCACTTCAATTAGGATAAGTTCATCTAGCAGCAAGTAGCGAATAACAATAGTCCCCTTATCGGCAACGTTAATTATGCCGTGCTCAATAGCATTTTCAATGAATGGTTGAGTGAGCATTGGCGGTATG from Williamwhitmania taraxaci includes the following:
- a CDS encoding inorganic phosphate transporter — encoded protein: MDNYYLYIVIILLALALVDLVVGVSNNAVNFLNSAIGSHVAPRYVIMIVASLGIVIGSLMSSGMMEIARKGIFHPDQFYFSEIMIIFMAVMITDIILLDIFNTFGLPTSTTVSLVFELLGSAVAVASVKILSNDGTLAMLGQYINTEKALMIISGILISVVVAFVTGTVVMYFSRIVFSFNLRRSYHYFGALFGGFAITALTYFIIMKGIGGATMVPPSFIEALHQNTIKILLISFLGWAILLQLLSVFFRFNIFKAVVLLGTFALALSFAGNDLVNFIGVPMAGLKSFQIYMANPGIAPDQLNMSELAGPVNTNFYYLVIAGLVMVITLWFSKKARTVTETEVGLARQDSGIEQFGSTHLSRSIVRQTMHFASTLNRIIPTPIERFLDRRFDQNKAKKVKVGKDGAPSFDLIRASVNLTTASILISMATSLKLPLSTTYVTFMVAMGSSLADKAWGRESAVYRITGVLTVISGWFFTAFVAFTVALLVALAISFGGKFAVIAIIGITIFVIP
- a CDS encoding LytR/AlgR family response regulator transcription factor, which produces MIRTIIIDDELMAREAIGNMVNLYCPNLELVATADGVESGYEAIKKYSPELVLLDIKMPDGTGFDLLQRFESINFKFIFITAYEEYAIQAFKFSALDYLLKPIDPNDLISSVEKLNESMHKEDETIKLKAFMANIQGTSPELKKIVLKTAESIHLVNVKEIVRCESSSNYTLFYFDDNSKLLVSKTLKEFDELLSPYGFFRAHQSHLINLNYLDRYDKAEGGTLILKDKSSIPLAVRKREQLMKIFENL